A region of Anolis sagrei isolate rAnoSag1 chromosome 2, rAnoSag1.mat, whole genome shotgun sequence DNA encodes the following proteins:
- the LOC132768435 gene encoding Golgi-associated RAB2 interactor protein 1B-like translates to MAKEVSSGNYNIGEKLGLERGLLCQFIHSPVYNLFPRSAVFESNFIQVTKKGRWVDINNLPTVVTMGVTSTDPCLPLPNVLLMAKRRRPHRGEDPRRPTLELTRMLPLRYLRLSVQSARQRILRLQMVTQSDFFLQLHPNHPSIVFTLWTRLTNILEHGLSITTKDPAIRIRHSLVPSRPCSSSSSDEGVMKSASKEMSSVVSQISGTTEKTKEIQRRMSFPKEEEEEMSALSNDLRMLFYDRPRPLVCAKCKGRLPKSHLRRSASEEAATDSELNILPWTDRHSYGLWQQETPGWLQPLCRLSSLAAALEK, encoded by the coding sequence ATGGCTAAAGAGGTCTCGAGTGGCAACTACAACATAGGTGAGAAGCTGGGCCTGGAAAGGGGCCTGCTGTGCCAGTTCATCCACTCCCCAGTTTACAACCTTTTCCCCAGATCAGCAGTTTTTGAGAGCAACTTCATCCAGGTAACCAAGAAGGGGAGATGGGTGGACATCAACAACCTGCCCACTGTTGTGACTATGGGGGTGACCTCCACAGACCCCTGCCTCCCACTCCCCAATGTCCTGCTGATGGCCAAGCGGCGGCGACCCCACAGAGGAGAGGACCCCAGGCGACCCACCCTTGAGCTGACCAGGATGCTGCCCCTGCGCTACCTGCGCCTGTCAGTCCAGAGCGCCAGACAGCGCATTCTGCGCCTTCAGATGGTGACTCAAAGTGATTTCTTCCTGCAACTGCACCCCAACCACCCCAGCATTGTCTTTACCCTCTGGACCCGGCTGACCAACATCCTCGAGCATGGCCTCTCCATCACCACCAAGGACCCTGCCATCCGCATTCGGCACAGCCTTGTTCCCAGCAGGCCCTGCAGCAGCAGCTCCTCTGATGAGGGTGTGATGAAGAGCGCCAGCAAAGAAATGTCAAGTGTTGTCTCCCAGATTTCAGGGACAACAGAAAAGACAAAGGAAATACAGAGAAGGATGTCCTTCccgaaggaagaggaggaggaaatgtcTGCTTTATCCAATGACCTGAGAATGCTCTTTTATGACAGACCTCGTCCACTGGTGTGTGCCAAGTGCAAGGGCCGCCTACCCAAGAGCCACCTGCGGAGGAGTGCCAGTGAAGAGGCCGCTACTGACTCAGAACTTAACATCCTGCCCTGGACAGACAGGCACAGCTATGGCCTCTGGCAGCAGGAGACCCCTGGCTGGCTCCAGCCCCTCTGCCGCCtcagcagcctggccgctgcctTGGAAAAATAG